One segment of Platichthys flesus chromosome 15, fPlaFle2.1, whole genome shotgun sequence DNA contains the following:
- the LOC133969606 gene encoding core histone macro-H2A.1 isoform X4 — MSSRGAKKKSTKTSRSTKAGVIFPVGRMLRYIKRGLPKYRIGVGAPVYLAAVLEYLTAEILELAGNAARDNKKGRVTPRHILLAIANDEELNQLLKGVTIAAGGVLPNIHPELLAKKRGAKGKLETPVSPAPEKKPKAVKKSAAKKPSGKKGGRKAKPGEVSKAASADSTTEGSPGDSFTVLSTKSLFLGQKLQVVQADISIVDSDAVVHPTNSSIYTGGEVGCALEKKGGKEFTEAVQELKKKNGNLEVAGAVMSGGFGLPAKYVIHCNSPGWGSDKCEELLDKTVKNCLALADEKKLKSVAFPSIGSGRNGFPKQTAAQLILKAISSYFVSTMSSTIKTVYFVLFDSESIGIYVQEMAKLETT, encoded by the exons ATGTCCAGCCGAGGAGCAAAGAAGAAGTCGACCAAGACGTCGCGGTCCACTAAGGCAGGGGTCATATTCCCTGTGGGCCGCATGCTGCGTTACATAAAGAGGGGCCTGCCGAAATATCGCATAGGGGTGGGAGCGCCAGTCTACCTGGCTGCTGTACTGGAGTATCTTACTG CTGAGATCCTGGAGTTGGCAGGAAATGCAGCCAGAGACAACAAGAAGGGTAGGGTCACGCCACGCCACATCCTGCTGGCCATTGCCAATGATGAGGAGCTCAACCAG TTGCTGAAAGGTGTGACCATTGCAGCAGGAGGAGTCCTGCCCAACATCCATCCAGAGCTGCTGGCCAAGAAGAGAGGAGCAAAGGGCAAACTTGAGACTCCTGTTTCCCCCGCTCCTGAGAAGAAACCCAAGGCTGTCAAGAAATCAGCTGCTAAGAAACCAAGTgggaaaaagggaggaagaaaagctAAG CCGGGCGAGGTGAGCAAGGCAGCGTCTGCAGACAGCACCACAGAGGGCTCTCCAGGCGACAGCTTCACCGTGCTCTCCACCAAGAGCCTCTTCCTGGGACAAAAG TTGCAAGTTGTCCAAGCCGACATTTCCATCGTGGATAGCGACGCTGTCGTTCACCCGACCAACTCCTCCATCTATACAGGTGGTGAAGTAG GCTGTGCTCtggagaagaagggagggaaggagtTTACTGAAGCTGtgcaggagctgaagaagaaaaatggcAATCTGGAGGTGGCTGGGG CTGTGATGTCCGGCGGCTTCGGCCTTCCTGCGAAGTACGTCATTCACTGCAACAGTCCAGGCTGGGGCTCCGACAAgtgtgaggagctgctggacaaaACGGTGAAGAACTGCCTGGCTCTGGCCGATGAAAAGAAACTCAAGTCTGTGGCCTTCCCCTCCATCGGTAGTGGAAG GAATGGTTTCCCTAAGCAGACGGCAGCCCAGCTGATCCTTAAGGCCATCTCCAGCTACTTCGTGTCCACCATGTCTTCCACCATCAAGACCGTCTACTTTGTGCTGTTTGACAGCGAGAGCATCGGGATCTATGTGCAGGAAATGGCCAAACTGGAGACGACCTAA
- the LOC133969606 gene encoding core histone macro-H2A.1 isoform X1: MSSRGAKKKSTKTSRSTKAGVIFPVGRMLRYIKRGLPKYRIGVGAPVYLAAVLEYLTAEILELAGNAARDNKKGRVTPRHILLAIANDEELNQLLKGVTIAAGGVLPNIHPELLAKKRGAKGKLETPVSPAPEKKPKAVKKSAAKKPSGKKGGRKAKKPGEVSKAASADSTTEGSPGDSFTVLSTKSLFLGQKLNLIHSEVSNLAGFDVEGVINPTNAELELKDDLGCALEKKGGKEFTEAVQELKKKNGNLEVAGAVMSGGFGLPAKYVIHCNSPGWGSDKCEELLDKTVKNCLALADEKKLKSVAFPSIGSGRNGFPKQTAAQLILKAISSYFVSTMSSTIKTVYFVLFDSESIGIYVQEMAKLETT; this comes from the exons ATGTCCAGCCGAGGAGCAAAGAAGAAGTCGACCAAGACGTCGCGGTCCACTAAGGCAGGGGTCATATTCCCTGTGGGCCGCATGCTGCGTTACATAAAGAGGGGCCTGCCGAAATATCGCATAGGGGTGGGAGCGCCAGTCTACCTGGCTGCTGTACTGGAGTATCTTACTG CTGAGATCCTGGAGTTGGCAGGAAATGCAGCCAGAGACAACAAGAAGGGTAGGGTCACGCCACGCCACATCCTGCTGGCCATTGCCAATGATGAGGAGCTCAACCAG TTGCTGAAAGGTGTGACCATTGCAGCAGGAGGAGTCCTGCCCAACATCCATCCAGAGCTGCTGGCCAAGAAGAGAGGAGCAAAGGGCAAACTTGAGACTCCTGTTTCCCCCGCTCCTGAGAAGAAACCCAAGGCTGTCAAGAAATCAGCTGCTAAGAAACCAAGTgggaaaaagggaggaagaaaagctAAG AAGCCGGGCGAGGTGAGCAAGGCAGCGTCTGCAGACAGCACCACAGAGGGCTCTCCAGGCGACAGCTTCACCGTGCTCTCCACCAAGAGCCTCTTCCTGGGACAAAAG CTCAACCTTATCCACAGCGAGGTCAGCAACTTGGCTGGCTTTGACGTGGAGGGGGTCATCAATCCCACCAATGCTGAGCTTGAACTTAAAGATGATCTAG GCTGTGCTCtggagaagaagggagggaaggagtTTACTGAAGCTGtgcaggagctgaagaagaaaaatggcAATCTGGAGGTGGCTGGGG CTGTGATGTCCGGCGGCTTCGGCCTTCCTGCGAAGTACGTCATTCACTGCAACAGTCCAGGCTGGGGCTCCGACAAgtgtgaggagctgctggacaaaACGGTGAAGAACTGCCTGGCTCTGGCCGATGAAAAGAAACTCAAGTCTGTGGCCTTCCCCTCCATCGGTAGTGGAAG GAATGGTTTCCCTAAGCAGACGGCAGCCCAGCTGATCCTTAAGGCCATCTCCAGCTACTTCGTGTCCACCATGTCTTCCACCATCAAGACCGTCTACTTTGTGCTGTTTGACAGCGAGAGCATCGGGATCTATGTGCAGGAAATGGCCAAACTGGAGACGACCTAA
- the LOC133969606 gene encoding core histone macro-H2A.1 isoform X3 yields MSSRGAKKKSTKTSRSTKAGVIFPVGRMLRYIKRGLPKYRIGVGAPVYLAAVLEYLTAEILELAGNAARDNKKGRVTPRHILLAIANDEELNQLLKGVTIAAGGVLPNIHPELLAKKRGAKGKLETPVSPAPEKKPKAVKKSAAKKPSGKKGGRKAKKPGEVSKAASADSTTEGSPGDSFTVLSTKSLFLGQKLQVVQADISIVDSDAVVHPTNSSIYTGGEVGCALEKKGGKEFTEAVQELKKKNGNLEVAGAVMSGGFGLPAKYVIHCNSPGWGSDKCEELLDKTVKNCLALADEKKLKSVAFPSIGSGRNGFPKQTAAQLILKAISSYFVSTMSSTIKTVYFVLFDSESIGIYVQEMAKLETT; encoded by the exons ATGTCCAGCCGAGGAGCAAAGAAGAAGTCGACCAAGACGTCGCGGTCCACTAAGGCAGGGGTCATATTCCCTGTGGGCCGCATGCTGCGTTACATAAAGAGGGGCCTGCCGAAATATCGCATAGGGGTGGGAGCGCCAGTCTACCTGGCTGCTGTACTGGAGTATCTTACTG CTGAGATCCTGGAGTTGGCAGGAAATGCAGCCAGAGACAACAAGAAGGGTAGGGTCACGCCACGCCACATCCTGCTGGCCATTGCCAATGATGAGGAGCTCAACCAG TTGCTGAAAGGTGTGACCATTGCAGCAGGAGGAGTCCTGCCCAACATCCATCCAGAGCTGCTGGCCAAGAAGAGAGGAGCAAAGGGCAAACTTGAGACTCCTGTTTCCCCCGCTCCTGAGAAGAAACCCAAGGCTGTCAAGAAATCAGCTGCTAAGAAACCAAGTgggaaaaagggaggaagaaaagctAAG AAGCCGGGCGAGGTGAGCAAGGCAGCGTCTGCAGACAGCACCACAGAGGGCTCTCCAGGCGACAGCTTCACCGTGCTCTCCACCAAGAGCCTCTTCCTGGGACAAAAG TTGCAAGTTGTCCAAGCCGACATTTCCATCGTGGATAGCGACGCTGTCGTTCACCCGACCAACTCCTCCATCTATACAGGTGGTGAAGTAG GCTGTGCTCtggagaagaagggagggaaggagtTTACTGAAGCTGtgcaggagctgaagaagaaaaatggcAATCTGGAGGTGGCTGGGG CTGTGATGTCCGGCGGCTTCGGCCTTCCTGCGAAGTACGTCATTCACTGCAACAGTCCAGGCTGGGGCTCCGACAAgtgtgaggagctgctggacaaaACGGTGAAGAACTGCCTGGCTCTGGCCGATGAAAAGAAACTCAAGTCTGTGGCCTTCCCCTCCATCGGTAGTGGAAG GAATGGTTTCCCTAAGCAGACGGCAGCCCAGCTGATCCTTAAGGCCATCTCCAGCTACTTCGTGTCCACCATGTCTTCCACCATCAAGACCGTCTACTTTGTGCTGTTTGACAGCGAGAGCATCGGGATCTATGTGCAGGAAATGGCCAAACTGGAGACGACCTAA
- the LOC133969606 gene encoding core histone macro-H2A.1 isoform X2, with amino-acid sequence MSSRGAKKKSTKTSRSTKAGVIFPVGRMLRYIKRGLPKYRIGVGAPVYLAAVLEYLTAEILELAGNAARDNKKGRVTPRHILLAIANDEELNQLLKGVTIAAGGVLPNIHPELLAKKRGAKGKLETPVSPAPEKKPKAVKKSAAKKPSGKKGGRKAKPGEVSKAASADSTTEGSPGDSFTVLSTKSLFLGQKLNLIHSEVSNLAGFDVEGVINPTNAELELKDDLGCALEKKGGKEFTEAVQELKKKNGNLEVAGAVMSGGFGLPAKYVIHCNSPGWGSDKCEELLDKTVKNCLALADEKKLKSVAFPSIGSGRNGFPKQTAAQLILKAISSYFVSTMSSTIKTVYFVLFDSESIGIYVQEMAKLETT; translated from the exons ATGTCCAGCCGAGGAGCAAAGAAGAAGTCGACCAAGACGTCGCGGTCCACTAAGGCAGGGGTCATATTCCCTGTGGGCCGCATGCTGCGTTACATAAAGAGGGGCCTGCCGAAATATCGCATAGGGGTGGGAGCGCCAGTCTACCTGGCTGCTGTACTGGAGTATCTTACTG CTGAGATCCTGGAGTTGGCAGGAAATGCAGCCAGAGACAACAAGAAGGGTAGGGTCACGCCACGCCACATCCTGCTGGCCATTGCCAATGATGAGGAGCTCAACCAG TTGCTGAAAGGTGTGACCATTGCAGCAGGAGGAGTCCTGCCCAACATCCATCCAGAGCTGCTGGCCAAGAAGAGAGGAGCAAAGGGCAAACTTGAGACTCCTGTTTCCCCCGCTCCTGAGAAGAAACCCAAGGCTGTCAAGAAATCAGCTGCTAAGAAACCAAGTgggaaaaagggaggaagaaaagctAAG CCGGGCGAGGTGAGCAAGGCAGCGTCTGCAGACAGCACCACAGAGGGCTCTCCAGGCGACAGCTTCACCGTGCTCTCCACCAAGAGCCTCTTCCTGGGACAAAAG CTCAACCTTATCCACAGCGAGGTCAGCAACTTGGCTGGCTTTGACGTGGAGGGGGTCATCAATCCCACCAATGCTGAGCTTGAACTTAAAGATGATCTAG GCTGTGCTCtggagaagaagggagggaaggagtTTACTGAAGCTGtgcaggagctgaagaagaaaaatggcAATCTGGAGGTGGCTGGGG CTGTGATGTCCGGCGGCTTCGGCCTTCCTGCGAAGTACGTCATTCACTGCAACAGTCCAGGCTGGGGCTCCGACAAgtgtgaggagctgctggacaaaACGGTGAAGAACTGCCTGGCTCTGGCCGATGAAAAGAAACTCAAGTCTGTGGCCTTCCCCTCCATCGGTAGTGGAAG GAATGGTTTCCCTAAGCAGACGGCAGCCCAGCTGATCCTTAAGGCCATCTCCAGCTACTTCGTGTCCACCATGTCTTCCACCATCAAGACCGTCTACTTTGTGCTGTTTGACAGCGAGAGCATCGGGATCTATGTGCAGGAAATGGCCAAACTGGAGACGACCTAA
- the LOC133969606 gene encoding core histone macro-H2A.1 isoform X5, whose protein sequence is MSSRGAKKKSTKTSRSTKAGVIFPVGRMLRYIKRGLPKYRIGVGAPVYLAAVLEYLTAEILELAGNAARDNKKGRVTPRHILLAIANDEELNQLLKGVTIAAGGVLPNIHPELLAKKRGAKGKLETPVSPAPEKKPKAVKKSAAKKPSGKKGGRKAKKPGEVSKAASADSTTEGSPGDSFTVLSTKSLFLGQKLQVVQADISIVDSDAVVHPTNSSIYTGGEAVLWRRREGRSLLKLCRS, encoded by the exons ATGTCCAGCCGAGGAGCAAAGAAGAAGTCGACCAAGACGTCGCGGTCCACTAAGGCAGGGGTCATATTCCCTGTGGGCCGCATGCTGCGTTACATAAAGAGGGGCCTGCCGAAATATCGCATAGGGGTGGGAGCGCCAGTCTACCTGGCTGCTGTACTGGAGTATCTTACTG CTGAGATCCTGGAGTTGGCAGGAAATGCAGCCAGAGACAACAAGAAGGGTAGGGTCACGCCACGCCACATCCTGCTGGCCATTGCCAATGATGAGGAGCTCAACCAG TTGCTGAAAGGTGTGACCATTGCAGCAGGAGGAGTCCTGCCCAACATCCATCCAGAGCTGCTGGCCAAGAAGAGAGGAGCAAAGGGCAAACTTGAGACTCCTGTTTCCCCCGCTCCTGAGAAGAAACCCAAGGCTGTCAAGAAATCAGCTGCTAAGAAACCAAGTgggaaaaagggaggaagaaaagctAAG AAGCCGGGCGAGGTGAGCAAGGCAGCGTCTGCAGACAGCACCACAGAGGGCTCTCCAGGCGACAGCTTCACCGTGCTCTCCACCAAGAGCCTCTTCCTGGGACAAAAG TTGCAAGTTGTCCAAGCCGACATTTCCATCGTGGATAGCGACGCTGTCGTTCACCCGACCAACTCCTCCATCTATACAGGTGGTGAA GCTGTGCTCtggagaagaagggagggaaggagtTTACTGAAGCTGtgcaggagctga
- the faxdc2 gene encoding fatty acid hydroxylase domain-containing protein 2, with amino-acid sequence MVQTAVRDTSRAAMKGSVSRQDGPAGLWDSVKKAAVVIGSGILLLAAFGNSLTWHLQRFWGASGDFWQDMWTRLYVTFEGHETALFFLWTAFIPTVAFWAPNMLLLLADTTGKPSFITRYRIQADKNNPVDPAKLRHAIKTVAFNHFLISGPMLVGTYFVMTWRGNPCDPELPTFHWALMQFAIFSLVEELMFYYSHRLFHHPSLYKHYHKKHHEWTAPIGLVCIYAHPLEHMISNMLPVMMGPMLLGSHATTTSLWLCMVLWSTTISHSGYHLPLLPSPEFHDFHHLKFNQNFGVLGVLDRLHGTDSKFRQTKQYERHLVLAGLTPLTESIPDSPKKGQ; translated from the exons ATGGTGCAGACAGCAGTCCGTG ATACGAGTAGAGCCGCCATGAAGGGCAGTGTCAGCAGACAG GACGGCCCTGCAGGACTGTGGGACTCTGTGAAGAAAGCGGCCGTTGTCATCGGATCTGGAATCTTATTGTTGGCAGCGTTCGGCAACTCGCTGACATG GCACCTTCAGAGATTCTGGGGAGCTTCAGGCGATTTCTGGCAGGACATGTGGACCCGGCTGTACGTGACCTTTGAGGGTCACGAGACCgctctcttcttcttgt GGACAGCGTTCATCCCCACCGTGGCGTTCTGGGCCCCGaatatgctgctgctgttggcggACACCACCGGCAAACCGTCCTTCATCACTCGCTACCGGATCCAGGCGGACAAGAACAACCCG GTGGATCCAGCAAAGCTTCGTCATGCAATCAAGACCGTGGCCTTCAACCACTTCCTCATCTCGGGGCCCATGTTGGTGGGGACTTACTTCGTGATGACCTGGAGAGGTAACCCCTGTGACCCCGAGCTGCCCACTTTCCACTGGGCCCTGATGCAATTTGCCATCTTCTCCCTCGTAGAGGAACTCATGTTCTACTACTCACACAG GCTCTTCCACCATCCCAGCCTCTACAAGCATTACCACAAAAAGCACCACGAGTGGACTGCTCCCATCGGCCTCGTCTGCATTTACGCTCATCCCCTAGAGCATATG ATCTCTAACATGCTGCCGGTGATGATGGGACCCATGCTTCTGGGCTCCCATGCGACCACCACCTCCCTCTGGTTATGCATGGTCCTGTGGAGCACCACTATCTCCCACTCTGGAtaccacctccccctcctgccCTCCCCGGAGTTCCACGACTTCCACCACCTCAA GTTCAACCAGAATTTCGGAGTGCTTGGTGTGCTGGACCGGCTCCACGGCACAGACAGCAAATTCCGGCAGACCAAGCAGTACGAGCGCCACCTCGTGCTCGCCGGCCTCACCCCGCTGACCGAGAGCATCCCTGACTCCCCCAAGAAGGGTCAGTGA